Proteins encoded by one window of Marixanthomonas sp. SCSIO 43207:
- a CDS encoding TatD family hydrolase: MLTDTHTHLYSEAFEEDQAEMIQRAIDLGISRFFIPAIDSEHTEAMYKLEQDYPDAVFLMMGLHPTSVKENYETELKHVEEQFSKRQFYAVGEIGIDLHWDTSTLHIQQDAFKRQIQLAKKYKLPIVIHCRKAFDEVFDVLESEKDDDLFGIFHCFTGTKEQAEKAISYNMKLGIGGVVTFKNGKIDQFLNEIPIEHIVLETDAPYLSPVPYRGKRNESSYLQLICKKVAEIYAISEEEVAQITTMNSKEVFSI, translated from the coding sequence ATGCTTACAGATACACACACACATTTATATAGTGAAGCTTTTGAAGAGGATCAAGCAGAAATGATTCAACGTGCTATTGATTTAGGAATATCACGTTTTTTTATTCCCGCAATTGATTCAGAACACACTGAAGCGATGTACAAACTAGAACAAGACTATCCCGATGCTGTTTTTTTAATGATGGGATTACATCCTACATCGGTTAAAGAAAATTATGAAACAGAATTAAAACACGTTGAAGAGCAATTTTCAAAACGACAATTTTATGCCGTAGGTGAGATAGGGATAGATTTGCATTGGGATACTTCTACCTTACATATACAGCAAGATGCTTTTAAAAGGCAAATTCAACTAGCAAAAAAATATAAACTTCCCATTGTTATTCACTGTCGTAAAGCCTTTGATGAAGTTTTTGATGTGTTAGAAAGCGAAAAGGATGATGATCTCTTCGGAATTTTTCATTGCTTTACCGGTACAAAAGAACAAGCTGAAAAAGCAATTTCTTATAATATGAAACTAGGCATTGGAGGTGTAGTTACTTTTAAAAATGGAAAAATAGATCAATTTTTAAATGAAATACCTATTGAGCATATTGTTTTAGAAACAGATGCACCCTATTTGTCTCCAGTACCTTATCGTGGTAAACGAAATGAAAGCAGTTATTTGCAATTAATTTGTAAAAAAGTGGCCGAAATTTATGCTATTTCAGAAGAAGAAGTAGCTCAAATCACCACCATGAATTCAAAAGAAGTATTCAGTATTTAA
- a CDS encoding asparaginase produces the protein MAEQPKILIIYTGGTIGMIKDFETGALRNFNFDDLLKHIPELKLLDSTISTHSFEEPIDSSNMSAKYWVMLAGIIEENYNEFDGFVVLHGSDTMSYTASALSFMLENLAKPVVFTGSQLPIGDLRTDAKENLITSIQIAGLREKGRAKIAEVCLYFEYKLYRANRTTKINAEHFEAFASLNYPPLIESGVNLFINNDALYKPNRRKKLKVHKRMESNIVLLKMFPGIDISTVEHIFAYPEMKGLVLETYGSGNTTNEEWFLKALKKLIDKGIPVINVTQCSGGSVIMGLYETSTALKKLGVISGKDITTEAALAKLMYLLGQKISLNSFKTIFETSLRGEMV, from the coding sequence ATGGCTGAACAACCCAAAATACTCATTATATATACCGGAGGAACTATAGGTATGATCAAAGATTTTGAAACAGGAGCTTTGCGTAATTTCAATTTTGATGATTTACTGAAACACATTCCCGAGCTAAAACTGCTTGACTCCACTATAAGTACACACAGTTTTGAAGAGCCTATTGATAGTTCAAATATGAGTGCAAAGTATTGGGTAATGCTAGCAGGAATTATTGAAGAAAACTATAATGAGTTTGATGGTTTTGTGGTTTTACACGGTAGTGATACAATGTCTTACACAGCCTCAGCCTTAAGCTTTATGCTTGAAAACTTAGCAAAGCCAGTGGTGTTTACAGGATCACAATTACCAATTGGTGATTTACGTACCGATGCCAAAGAAAATTTGATTACCTCTATACAGATTGCAGGTCTTCGTGAAAAAGGCAGGGCCAAAATTGCCGAAGTTTGTTTGTACTTTGAATATAAACTTTATCGGGCAAATAGAACAACAAAGATTAATGCCGAACATTTTGAAGCCTTTGCTTCTTTAAATTATCCTCCCTTAATAGAAAGTGGTGTAAATCTTTTCATTAATAATGATGCGTTGTACAAGCCCAATAGAAGAAAGAAACTAAAAGTGCATAAACGTATGGAGTCTAATATTGTACTTTTAAAAATGTTTCCTGGCATTGACATATCAACAGTTGAGCACATCTTTGCTTACCCCGAAATGAAAGGCTTGGTTCTTGAAACCTACGGAAGTGGAAATACTACCAATGAAGAATGGTTTTTAAAAGCATTAAAAAAATTAATAGATAAAGGAATTCCAGTTATAAACGTAACACAATGCTCTGGAGGAAGTGTAATAATGGGCTTGTATGAAACCAGTACAGCGTTAAAAAAACTAGGAGTGATTTCAGGAAAAGATATCACTACAGAAGCAGCCCTGGCCAAATTAATGTATCTATTAGGTCAAAAAATATCATTAAATAGTTTTAAAACAATTTTTGAAACCTCATTAAGAGGCGAAATGGTTTAA
- a CDS encoding MotA/TolQ/ExbB proton channel family protein, whose product MKKLFSIMAIAAMVFAGTCNVNAATAQNMSSNAQTLVTAATVTFVQDEEVAAEQEEESQGWHQELKQRFIEGGPAFMGIVLLCLILGLAIAIERIIYLNLSTTNTQKLAANVEDALNSGGIEAAKEVCRNTKGPVASIYYQGLDRADESIEAAEKAVVAYGGVQMGQLEKNVSWVSLFIALAPMLGFMGTVIGMIEAFDKIQAAGDMNPSLVAGGIKVALLTTVFGLIVAIILQIFYNYIIAKIDSIVNSMEDASITLIDMLVDYKNKK is encoded by the coding sequence ATGAAAAAATTATTTTCTATTATGGCAATTGCCGCAATGGTCTTTGCGGGAACATGTAACGTAAACGCAGCAACTGCTCAAAATATGTCGAGCAATGCACAAACATTAGTAACCGCAGCAACAGTAACCTTTGTACAAGACGAAGAAGTAGCAGCGGAACAAGAAGAAGAGTCACAAGGGTGGCATCAAGAATTAAAGCAACGTTTTATAGAAGGTGGTCCTGCATTTATGGGGATTGTACTTTTATGTCTTATTCTTGGTCTAGCAATTGCTATTGAAAGAATTATTTACTTAAATCTTTCAACTACCAATACACAAAAACTAGCAGCCAATGTTGAAGATGCTCTTAACAGTGGTGGTATAGAAGCAGCTAAAGAGGTGTGTAGAAATACAAAAGGACCTGTAGCTTCAATTTACTACCAAGGGCTTGATAGAGCAGACGAAAGCATTGAAGCAGCTGAAAAAGCAGTAGTTGCTTATGGTGGTGTACAAATGGGGCAATTAGAGAAAAACGTTTCTTGGGTTTCTTTATTTATTGCACTAGCACCAATGCTTGGTTTCATGGGTACTGTAATTGGTATGATTGAAGCATTTGATAAAATTCAAGCAGCTGGTGATATGAACCCTTCACTTGTTGCAGGAGGTATTAAAGTAGCACTTTTAACAACTGTATTCGGTTTAATTGTAGCGATTATACTTCAGATTTTCTATAACTATATCATTGCTAAGATTGATAGTATTGTAAATAGTATGGAAGATGCATCTATCACATTAATCGATATGTTGGTAGATTACAAAAACAAAAAGTAA
- a CDS encoding TIGR02281 family clan AA aspartic protease has protein sequence MHLRTFLEEKNFHRVPLKKLATGHYKLSLKLNGVLGNFILDTGASTSCVGFTGIDHFLMTSEESQIKAAGAGAINMETKISRNNTINIGKWNTKKMDFVVFDLSHVNQALEQAEEESVHGIIGADFLKKFRAVIDYGRNCLYLK, from the coding sequence ATGCATTTACGCACCTTTCTTGAAGAGAAAAACTTTCATAGAGTTCCATTAAAAAAACTAGCTACCGGTCACTACAAACTATCATTAAAGCTCAATGGTGTTTTGGGTAACTTCATCTTAGACACCGGAGCTTCTACTAGCTGTGTAGGGTTTACCGGGATTGATCATTTTTTAATGACAAGCGAAGAAAGCCAAATAAAAGCTGCAGGAGCAGGCGCCATTAATATGGAAACCAAAATCTCTCGTAACAATACAATAAATATTGGCAAATGGAATACAAAAAAAATGGATTTTGTAGTTTTTGACCTTTCGCATGTAAATCAAGCACTAGAACAAGCTGAAGAGGAATCTGTTCATGGAATTATTGGTGCAGATTTTTTAAAAAAATTTAGAGCTGTAATTGATTATGGACGCAATTGTCTTTATCTAAAATAA